From Xanthomonas citri pv. mangiferaeindicae:
GTGCCGTTGACCTCGATCGCGGTCAGCTTCCGGCTCGCGTATTCGAGCTCGCGCTTCTGCACCAGGCCCTTGGGGTAGAAGTTGTCGCGCCACGGCGCAAAGGTCCAGCCGCCGATGCCGGTGCGGATGCCGTCCACCGGCTGCGGGGGGGCGTCGAACAGATCGATCATGGACACCTCAGTCGGGGTGCTGCGCAAAGCGCAGCCGGTTGTGGTCGGGGTCGACGAGCAGCATCTCGCGCGTGCCCCAGTCGGTGTCGTGCGGCGGTTGCAGGATCGCAACGCCTGCGGCCGCGAACGCGTGCGCGCAGACGTCGACGTCGGCCACTTTGAAGTAGACCGCGCCGCCGACTGCGCCATCGCCGGCGTGCCCGCTCAGGAACAGCGTCTGGCCGTCGCGGGTGAGCTGCGCGAACAGCGGCAGCCCGGGTTCGAAGCGATGCTCCCAGTCGACCCGGAACCCGAGCGCGGCGTAGAACGCGAGGCTGCGCGCGGCATCGGTCATGCGCAGCTGCGGGATGACGGTCTGGCTCATCGCACCGCGTCCGGTGCCGTGGCGGCCAGCCGCGGCCGCACGTGGCGTTCGAGGATGGCGTTGAGCGGCGCGAGCGCCGGCTCGCGCGCGAGTACCTGGTCGAGATACGCGACGAAGCGCGGCGCATCGGCCAGATACCGGGGCTTGCCGTCGCGGTAGTGCAACCGCGCGAACAGGCCGAGGATCTTGAGGTGGCGCTGCATGCCGGCCA
This genomic window contains:
- a CDS encoding glyoxalase, with amino-acid sequence MSQTVIPQLRMTDAARSLAFYAALGFRVDWEHRFEPGLPLFAQLTRDGQTLFLSGHAGDGAVGGAVYFKVADVDVCAHAFAAAGVAILQPPHDTDWGTREMLLVDPDHNRLRFAQHPD